The sequence GGTCACAACCTCCTTTTTCTACATAAGAAACTCATCAACATGAAGACAAAGTTGTGGCTCTAGAACTTGAGGTTGTGCGAAATTACATTtacatttcttttctaatatcaGAAGACAGGTATAGGCGAAGGGTATAAACAGTCTCTTACATGCCTTAGTCTGAACTTGATGCTAAACTTTTTACATCAACTTTTCCTCCCAAAAAGTAGAGATGATCAAATGCAAAGGGATATTGGCTGTGTCGGGCTTTAGCATTTCCAGCAGCAGATTCTATACTTGTATGAAAGGACTCTTGCAATTCTCACAAATATCCCGCGTGGTATTTCAGGATTTGATGAGAATGATGAACAGattaaaaaagagagaagcTTTCTGGTCACTGGGTAAACCTGCCCATTTTGGATTAAACTATGCTCTAGTATTTGGCATATTTATTGGTTAAAACTGCTATTTCGAAGGCGGCTTCTCTTAAAAGTTTCCATCTTTTCCGGCCTTGGATGTTTAAGGAAAATGATCCTTTTGATTCCTGAAGATGAAATGAGAAGAGCTACATTTGAGATGTGTTTTGGTAATCATGGTTCTAGTCACgtaaataataatcaaatgaAACCTGGCATGTAAATTGTCACAAGGATAATGGGACCTGAGGCCGGGTGTGCTTTTGTCCTTTTCGGCAAAGTAATTGCGTCCAGGCATTGAAGAATGGTTCCAACAGAACTGGAATTTCTTTTGATGTTATATCTAAGAGAAGTGTCTCTGCTTAGTTGATGCAAGCTTCATTAGAACTTTGACATGTTTTACAAAAACAAATATGACTGGTAACATTGCGATCAATTAAACAAATTTCTTGCAGACTAATCAACCTGCAAAAccaattaaataaagatatattAAACTTTTCATATTGCTTCATATCTTCTTCCATGTTTCGATGAGTCCCATCAGTCCCTTTGTGGAATTACCAGTATCTGCTATAGCTCTTCTAGCCTCTTCCCTAATCTGCACTGCATGAGCTCTTAACAAGTCATTCCCCATCATTTCCTTAATCATTTCTGCAATATCATTCCCTTTCACTACCACCTCTCCCCCCCATCCCCAGCTTTTCTCCCAAGTTCCTAATACAATCCTCTCCACAATGTCAGCATTGATTTTCTGGTCTCCATGCTGCGGCCATGCTAATATTGGTATGCCGTGCTGAACAGCCTCTGTCACTGAATTCCATCCACAATGACTCAAGAAACCTCCAATTGCTGAGTGTCTTAGTACATCTTCTTGGTTTAGCCATGACTTCACTACCAATCCTCTCTCCTTCAGCCTTTCTATTAATCTATTTCCTATCACTTGACTCAAATCCTCTTCGTCTTCTTTATCAACTTTCTTATCTTTCACCATCCATAGAAACCTGATTCCACTCCTTACCAATCCTTCACCTAATTCTGTTAGTTGTGCTCTTGAAATAGCAGTTCTGCTACCAAAGCTGACAAACAGGACTGAACCATTCTGTTGGCTGTCAAGCCATGCCAACGCTTGCTTCGTTTCAGATTCACAAGATGCAAGTGGCCCTATGGCAATCACTGGCGGTAAGTTTTCAATTACTTTTCCCGCATTTAGCTGTTCGAGTACCTCATGCTCAATACTGTCAAATGTATTCACAAGAATCCCACTTGATTCTGCCATTTTCTTGCCATTCTTGATGAAATAAGTCTTGAGGAGATTATTTGTATCTTGTAAAAGTGGTGGGGGAATCCATGATCTGGGTATTGGCTCTAGACTTGGAATCTTGATACCATCGGTATCACCTAAATCAATTGTAGGTTCCGAACCAATCATTGCATGGAAGGATAGATAAAGTGCTAACATCTTAGCAGATGATGTGAAGAGAACATAATTAGGAAGATTAAGAGCCTGAGTGATTGGAATAGCTGCAAAGGCCAAGGTCATATCTGTGATAACAGCTGAGAGAGGTGGAGATAGGGAAGAGAGCAGAGGAAGCAGAAGGTGAGAGGATTGACAAATGCGCTCCATATGGTCATAAAAAGGGTCCTCTGAGCTGGTGGGAAATCTTTCAATAGAAAGGAGATGAAGCTGCTTTTGATTGATATGAGGGAAGGAAGTGAAGAAGTGAATTAAAGCTTGGGACTCTGATAAGGAGACGGTTGGATTTGGAGTGATCAAGGTTACTTCAACATTATGGATTGCAAGTAAAGCAGCAAGTCTAAGGAAGGGTGTGAGATGACCCATACCAGCACTTGGCAGAAGGACTATGTGGGCAAGTTTCTGGTGACTGCAGCTTGACATGTTTGAACTATCTTGGATTTGATTCTGGTCTGAtcttaaaaatactaaaattgtGAGGTTATATTAATAAGAACAGAGTCAAAAGTGGCAGCTAATAATTCACTTCCATTCATAGAAAATGATTGAATTTGCAGTAAGagacaaaataaacaaagcaAATTCATGTTAATTAGGCAGAGCTTGGAGGCCAAGAAGAAAGTTTGGTTGATAAGATTCCTAGAAAAATGCATGCTTTATCTATTGAATTTTACGTGATTCATTTGTTCACTTCTCTCCACTGACACACTTTATCAATAAACAATCTTTTTTTGTACCAGAGCTCTTTActccatttctttctttattcctTATACTATTCAATATGCAGGGTTGCTTTAAAACTTGCTTAATTCCAtaagtaaaattttacttCTTTAAGTCCTGCCCATTGTTTCACTGGAAAAACACATGATaattaacataccaaactagaaatttcttaaaaataagaattcagaaatataaaacgaattttctttttctttttctgaaacTAAATTGCTCTTGATGATTAGTTTCTTGAGAATCGCTTTAAGGATCTTTCTTATtgtaataaactaattatcaaTTGCCCAAAAGGACTAGTTCTCAATACGACAATGCACAGAATAAAACAACAACTCACTGAAACGACTACGTTTTTAAGGAGACTTTTCGTCTTCTGCACCCGCTATCCATAAACCCATGAACACTGTCCGCACCATTACTCTTTCTTGGcgccaaaaagaaaaaaagaaaagaaatgagcACCTGCAGAACCCTAAACCTAACTCAAATCCGTATATCTATTTGTTCCCTCAAAAAATCCAAACCCTGTTTCTTGAATCCCAGAACTGCTGGTCCATACAGACCGAGTGCAAGATCTTATAGTTCAATACAAGCAGCAGCTGTCTCGCTTGAATCTGCAGATGACAGCAAAAACGAGACCGTAGAGCATTTGCTCAGCAACCGGGATGACGTGTTAAGATTGATGAAAATGGAGAGGAGGCCAGACGCGGAAAAATCGGGTAGCCGGTGGTTTCCGTATTTGGATAGGTATAAGTGTGGGAGTGGTGAATTGAGTGGTAGTGAGGTATTGGAAGCGGTGGGTCCGTATATAATGGAAGATAGGAAAGAGAGGTTTGCAAATGTGGTTAAGAATCGGAGTTACTCCGTGTGTTTGGTTGTTGAAGGCTTGAGTGATTTCGGGAATGTTTCAGCTGCTTTTCGCTCTGCTGATGCTTTAGGGTTTCAGTCTGTTCATGTTGTTTCTTGTGATTCCTCCAAAAGGTGCTGCTTCGCGGTTGGAGGTgaaattgatttgattttgttttcttataattgaaaggttttttttttttttctttgcaattaAATCATGTGTAAGAATTCAACTCAATTATAATCTTGCAAAATCATGTTAGTTGTGGCATGACTTCGTTAGCTTTCATAAACAGAAATGGATTGGATACTAATCATCAGACAAagatatcaaattttttgtaCAATTTTATCCATGTTGAAGGATTTTTTACAAGCTATTTGCTAGTTCAGTAtactacataaaataaatagcatgTCATATTTGAATCTGTATTTGAGTGCTAAAACATCTAATTTAGACTATATATCATGCTAATTTCCATTTGTGTTTCATATACCTGTGCTGTGAAGGTATAAGGCTGTTATACTTGTATAGTGTGCTTGTTCAAAGTATAAAAGGCTTAATTAGTTTCCTTTAGCTGTTATTGCTTTCTAGCAGCTTTAGGAGAACATCATAATATTACTTGTAGAACATCACGTGTTCTTGTTGCAGGTACAGAGACAATCGCCATGTTAGCATGGGTGCAGAAAAATGGTTGGACATTGAACTTTGGGACTCTACCCAAGAGTGCTTTGAAGTTCTAAAGTCACGTGGTTATCGAATTGCCACTACACATGTCGGAATGGATGCAGTAATCATCTATTTCCTCTGTTTTacagttcttttttttttttttttccaaaatggTATTTGTAGTGAAGAGTTAATGGTGTAGCTTTCAAGAGGAACACAGGTTAACCTTAACTATGCCTGTTGATGAAAGTTAGCAACAATTATCAGTGCTTAAACTATGCAATGTCTTTGCCAATTGTAGTTGAAATCTTCTCTTTAGATATCTGTCTGAATCTCTCCTTTACGCCTTGCTTAGGTATCTATTTATGACATGGATTGGTCGTGCCCGACTGCAATAGTTGTTGGAAATGAAAATCGGTAATTACTTGTGAAATTGTAATGCTTCTAGATTTCATTTATGTTATTCTTATAATGTCAATGAATAagttcaattttgaatttcttaattacaaataaaaggGAGGTAAAGTATGTCAGGACTTGAaaagttttcttatatttactgCCATCTTCCATAAAAATCTGCATCAAAGGTTAGTTTTGGTTGAATCATTTTTATCAGCTGTGATAGCTTTGCATATTTTGTATTGTCTTTCCTAGCTATCTAACTGAAGATTAATCATATATTCCATATTTCTCATTCTTCTTGACTTTGTGGTGTCAATTTTATGCTAAAAATTGTATAGATGTTTTAACTTTTCATAGTCTGATACCAAGGTTGTCATTCTGCGCTTGCAGGGGGATAAGTGATGAAGCCCTGGAACTGTCAGACTTGCACTGCAGTATTCCTATGAAAGGCATGGTAGATTCTTTCAATGTTTCAGTTGCAGCAGGCATCCTTATGCACCAAGCTGTTTGTGACAGAACTTCTCGCCTGGTAATGCTGGATGCTGTATTCTCTGTTGcagaaaacagaaaataaactGAGCTCTCTGATTTGAAAACTAAGCCTCAGCTTTTCCAATCCTAAATTAGTTGATGCTGACTGCATGAGTTCTTGTTTAGGGATTTCCAATTTGTTGTTCAATTCAATAAAATCACT comes from Ricinus communis isolate WT05 ecotype wild-type chromosome 5, ASM1957865v1, whole genome shotgun sequence and encodes:
- the LOC8281269 gene encoding UDP-glycosyltransferase 708G1, with the translated sequence MSSCSHQKLAHIVLLPSAGMGHLTPFLRLAALLAIHNVEVTLITPNPTVSLSESQALIHFFTSFPHINQKQLHLLSIERFPTSSEDPFYDHMERICQSSHLLLPLLSSLSPPLSAVITDMTLAFAAIPITQALNLPNYVLFTSSAKMLALYLSFHAMIGSEPTIDLGDTDGIKIPSLEPIPRSWIPPPLLQDTNNLLKTYFIKNGKKMAESSGILVNTFDSIEHEVLEQLNAGKVIENLPPVIAIGPLASCESETKQALAWLDSQQNGSVLFVSFGSRTAISRAQLTELGEGLVRSGIRFLWMVKDKKVDKEDEEDLSQVIGNRLIERLKERGLVVKSWLNQEDVLRHSAIGGFLSHCGWNSVTEAVQHGIPILAWPQHGDQKINADIVERIVLGTWEKSWGWGGEVVVKGNDIAEMIKEMMGNDLLRAHAVQIREEARRAIADTGNSTKGLMGLIETWKKI
- the LOC8281268 gene encoding tRNA (guanosine(18)-2'-O)-methyltransferase — protein: MSTCRTLNLTQIRISICSLKKSKPCFLNPRTAGPYRPSARSYSSIQAAAVSLESADDSKNETVEHLLSNRDDVLRLMKMERRPDAEKSGSRWFPYLDRYKCGSGELSGSEVLEAVGPYIMEDRKERFANVVKNRSYSVCLVVEGLSDFGNVSAAFRSADALGFQSVHVVSCDSSKRYRDNRHVSMGAEKWLDIELWDSTQECFEVLKSRGYRIATTHVGMDAVSIYDMDWSCPTAIVVGNENRGISDEALELSDLHCSIPMKGMVDSFNVSVAAGILMHQAVCDRTSRLGSHGDLTLAESRVLLAEFSLRHSKSAISIAHEYAKRKAATPMPKL